In Desulfosporosinus youngiae DSM 17734, the genomic stretch ATGTAAAACAGGGGGACAGGTTCCTTGCTTTTTACGAAACAAGGACCTGCCCCCCTGTTTTGTGGGAGGATGGATCGGCTGACCTCAATAAATTGAGAATGATACTTGACTCATTAATTTCAGTAGAGGTTTATGGTTATCCTTTATAGAGGGGGGATTAGGTTGAAACGCTGTATATTTATTGGTTGCTCAGTGCTTGAGACTGAAATTAAACAAGCACTGGATGAATTAGGCTTGCAAAACAAGATAGTTTTCATAGATGCAGGGTCGCACGTTAATTTAGATCGATTAGAACAAACCTTACGTAAAAAGCTTGATGAAGTTAATCGGGTAGGAAAGCCAATCGTTTTAGTGGGCAATAGATGTCATCCTAATATCGATAACATAGTAAAAGAATACGACGGACAAATCTCTGCAAGCAGTAATTGCTTAGAGTTACTTCTCGGCAAAGAAACGATGAATAAATTAAACAGAGAGGCAAATATTTTCTATACCACTGTGGGGTGGTTAGAAAAATGGAAGGAGATTTTTATTACCGGACTTGGTTGGGACAGTATTGACGGAAGGCAAAATTTTGGATTTTACGATAAGATACTTCTGCTTGATTTGGGTAGGCCTGTTGACGATATGGACATACTGGAATTTTATGAATTTACACAAGTCCCAATCGAACCATATCCTATTACCTTAGACAACCTAAAGAAAGAGCTTATCAGGCTCCTAGGGCGGGAACATCATTAATGGAGTCAGGCCCAGTACCTTTTTTGATATGAAAATGAATTGTTGCAGGTATGAGTGAAACTATAGAGAATATTTTGATAATATGGTTACAGCCATGGAAAATGATTAAAAGGG encodes the following:
- a CDS encoding DUF1638 domain-containing protein, producing the protein MKRCIFIGCSVLETEIKQALDELGLQNKIVFIDAGSHVNLDRLEQTLRKKLDEVNRVGKPIVLVGNRCHPNIDNIVKEYDGQISASSNCLELLLGKETMNKLNREANIFYTTVGWLEKWKEIFITGLGWDSIDGRQNFGFYDKILLLDLGRPVDDMDILEFYEFTQVPIEPYPITLDNLKKELIRLLGREHH